One window from the genome of Eucalyptus grandis isolate ANBG69807.140 chromosome 7, ASM1654582v1, whole genome shotgun sequence encodes:
- the LOC104453717 gene encoding protein WVD2-like 7, protein MAGGIEETFGVGFQADSIHSGSISFGRFEKEPLAWERRSSFSHNRYLEEVEKFSKPGSVNEKKALLEAHFKKKPLLHQSSSEWQTGRDHQHDEDDTSDNTSREGFELSIEDNYFGHFDESPARSGCSGEYGVRVGEREDPGVLSFRSHEKEGLNDLSMDFIPIEHNAGMPVYIEVGHNDLPIGFAETPIVAKTSSDYDEREAENCSEASYSFIKDKTDERVEKTCSETSHSSPKSASASETKLTEATAKSQFSVADEKRKISAGSSKDLNKTLGGRIRGSPLRTNRQKDSTMSAAQTSRLVHKTLNPEQREKLVAKPVREDNSKGEGGQKISEPQSVSMTKLESRADSTRSRLKHIAQSQKPETKSTSKGFNFLSDQRAERRKEYFMRLEEKMHAKEAEINEIQAKAQEETEAEIKQFRKSLNFKATPMPSFYRATLLSGSDGNKASSTRDRSSISSMRCPSPQNQAASRSRIHSKAGNCQVVAASASLNTSNPPEASLDHKLISKTWGSNAVSPTPSSNKAESTGDAIANETASRKGRDDDNGNTNKQKSKASATARTAKGQRVEGKQKAGVKRDTSQMMRKDTRTVGTSRTGRVAGSVTS, encoded by the exons ATGGCTGGAGGAATCGAAGAGACGTTCGGCGTCGGTTTTCAG GCTGATTCAATTCACTCCGGCTCTATTTCATTTGGGAGGTTTGAAAAAGAACCTTTGGCATGGGAAAGGCGGTCTTCTTTCTCGCACAATAGGTATCTAGAAGAGGTTGAGAAATTCTCCAAACCTGGTTCAGTGAACGAGAAGAAAGCTCTACTTGAAGCTCATTTTAAGAAGAAACCGCTTCTGCATCAAAGTTCATCTGAGTGGCAGACTGGAAGGGACCATCAGCATGATGAAGATGACACATCAGACAATACGAGCAGGGAAGGATTTGAGCTTTCAATTGAGGATAATTATTTTGGTCACTTTGATGAGAGTCCAGCAAGATCAGGGTGTAGTGGAGAGTACGGAGTAAGAGTTGGTGAAAGAGAAGATCCAGGTGTTTTGTCATTCCGATCCCATGAAAAGGAGGGGTTAAATGATCTTTCCATGGATTTTATTCCTATAGAGCATAATGCAGGGATGCCAGTTTATATAGAGGTTGGGCATAATGACTTGCCAATAGGTTTTGCTGAGACACCCATAGTCGCAAAAACAAGTTCTGACTATGATGAGAGAGAAGCAGAGAATTGTTCTGAGGCCAGCTATTCATTTATAAAGGACAAGACTGATGAAAGGGTTGAAAAGACCTGTTCAGAAACATCTCATTCTTCTCCAAAG TCGGCATCAGCATCGGAAACTAAGCTCACTGAGGCCACAGCTAAGTCTCAGTTCTCAGTGGCTGATGAGAAGAGAAAAATTTCCGCCGGATCATccaaagatttgaacaaaaCTCTGGGTGGAAGGATAAGAGGATCTCCATTGAGAACAAATAGACAGAAAGATTCAACCATGTCTGCAGCTCAAACTTCCCGTCTAGTACACAAAACTTTGAACCCAGAG CAAAGGGAAAAGCTGGTGGCGAAACCAGTGCGTGAAGACAATAG caaaggagaaggaggacagaaaatttctgaacctcAATCCGTGTCGATGACGAAGCTCGAATCAAGAGCAGATTCTACTAGAAGCAG GCTAAAGCACATTGCTCAGTCACAGAAGCCAGAAACAAAGTCCACCTCTAAAGGTTTTAATTTTCTGAGTGACCAGCGAgcagaaaggagaaaagag TATTTTATGAGGCTGGAGGAAAAGATGCATGCTAAGGAGGCTGAGATTAATGAGATTCAAGCAAAAGCACAG GAAGAGACAGAAGCTGAAATCAAGCAGTTCCGGAAGAGCCTTAATTTCAAAGCAACGCCTATGCCTTCTTTCTATCGCGCAACTCTGCTATCTGGGTCAGATGGCAACAAG GCTTCATCTACCAGGGACAGGTCAAGCATTTCATCTATGAGATGTCCCAGTCCTCAAAATCAAGCTGCTTCACGATCCAGAATTCATTCCAAGGCTGGAAATTGCCAAGTTGTTGCCGCGAGTGCATCTCTAAACACATCGAATCCACCTGAAGCCTCTCtggatcacaaattgatcagcAAGACCTGGGGCTCGAATGCGGTCTCTCCAACACCATCATCGAACAAAGCTGAATCCACAGGAGATGCAATTGCAAATGAAACTGCTTCGAGAAAGGGCAGAGACGATGACAACGGGAATACCAACAAGCAGAAATCGAAAGCATCGGCAACTGCTAGGACAGCGAAAGGCCAGAGAGTTGAGGGGAAGCAGAAAGCAGGAGTCAAAAGAGACACCAGTCAGATGATGAGAAAGGATACTAGAACTGTTGGCACGAGCAGGACGGGCCGTGTCGCTGGAAGTGTTACTTCCTGA
- the LOC104455655 gene encoding probable aquaporin NIP-type yields MGKEAGESSKGATDVHISDCCTSPEVVSLTQKVLAEVIGTYFVIFAGCGSVAVNKIYGSVTFPGICVVWGLIVMVMIYSVGHISGAHFNPAVTVTFAIFRHFPYTQVPLYVVAQLLGSILASGTLYLLFDVDSKSFFGTVPTGPHVRSLVVEIIISFLLMFVVSGVATDNRATGELAGIAIGMTILLNVFVGGPVSGASMNPARTLGPAITMHVYNGLWVYIVGPFVGTILGGFAYNLIRQTDKSLGELTKSASFLRSKAERWSSSRSDDDRKDKSARSEAVEMVIGL; encoded by the exons ATGGGCAAAGAAGCCGGCGAATCTAGCAAGGGCGCGACCGACGTCCACATCAGCGACTGCTGCACCTCCCCCGAGGTCGTCTCCCTCACGCAGAAG GTGCTTGCTGAGGTGATCGGGACGTACTTCGTGATCTTCGCCGGGTGCGGGTCGGTGGCGGTGAACAAGATATACGGGTCGGTCACGTTCCCGGGCATCTGCGTGGTCTGGGGGCTGATCGTGATGGTCATGATATATTCGGTGGGTCACATCTCCGGCGCCCACTTCAACCCGGCCGTCACCGTCACCTTCGCCATCTTCAGGCATTTCCCTTATACGCAG GTACCTCTCTACGTCGTAGCGCAGCTGCTGGGATCGATCCTCGCCAGCGGCACGCTCTACCTGCTCTTCGACGTGGACTCCAAGTCGTTCTTCGGGACCGTGCCGACGGGTCCCCACGTCCGGTCGCTCGTGGTCGAGATCATCATATCCTTCCTGCTGATGTTCGTCGTATCCGGAGTCGCGACCGATAACCGAGCG ACCGGCGAACTAGCAGGAATTGCGATCGGGATGACGATCTTGCTGAACGTGTTCGTCGGCGG GCCGGTTTCCGGCGCATCCATGAACCCGGCAAGGACCCTTGGGCCGGCCATCACGATGCACGTCTACAATGGGCTTTGGGTCTACATTGTTGGGCCGTTCGTCGGCACCATCTTGGGCGGTTTCGCCTATAATCTGATCAGGCAAACGGATAAGTCCCTCGGCGAGTTGACCAAGAGCGCGTCCTTCCTCAGGAGCAAAGCCGAa CGGTGGTCGTCGTCGAGATCGGACGATGACAGAAAGGACAAAAGTGCAC GGAGTGAGGCGGTGGAAATGGTGATCGGATTGTGA
- the LOC104453718 gene encoding WW domain-binding protein 2, with the protein MAKPGRAVSTLVLAFVILNVIETTSSQGSCPYPSCTGNPPPASTGNPASPSAVMTTPTQEGAYPAPPGTIYPPPAGYFPYSPPQPSGGFYGAPPPPDPILPYFPYYYRKPPRMKTAESSAAGLRISTVVLIGAVASLGQLWYII; encoded by the coding sequence ATGGCCAAGCCGGGACGGGCTGTTTCCACCCTCGTCTTAGCTTTCGTGATCCTGAACGTCATCGAGACCACCAGTTCCCAAGGGTCTTGCCCGTACCCGTCATGCACTGGTAATCCACCGCCCGCGTCCACCGGTAATCCGGCATCGCCCTCGGCGGTGATGACCACTCCGACTCAAGAAGGAGCCTACCCGGCACCGCCCGGCACTATCTATCCTCCGCCGGCGGGTTACTTCCCTTACAGTCCGCCTCAGCCAAGCGGCGGCTTTTATGGCGCTCCCCCACCGCCTGATCCGATCTTGCCCTATTTTCCATACTACTACCGGAAGCCTCCCCGGATGAAGACAGCGGAGTCATCGGCCGCAGGTCTCCGGATATCGACGGTCGTGCTTATAGGGGCGGTTGCTAGTTTGGGTCAGTTGTGGTATATTATTTAA